Proteins from one Vicugna pacos chromosome 25, VicPac4, whole genome shotgun sequence genomic window:
- the KLHL38 gene encoding kelch-like protein 38 gives MVSLGARGGNSQEGPTRAAIGGCHGSKTRMDEESPDALLFKDHDFSSDLLRQLNSLRQNRILTDVSICTGAWEVPCHRNVLASSSPYFRAMFCSNFRESREAKVQLKGIDSPTLERIILYVYTGEVHITANTVLPLMEAASLLQYPKLFEACSSYLQSQLTPSNCLGLIRLSEILSCESLRKRAREVALVYFPEVAASADLKELCALELRDYLGDDGLCGEEEKVFEALMVWVKHDLRTRKRYMQELFRQVRLQYVHPAFFHHFIANDTLLQSSPPCQTILETAKKQMFSLYSTTCAPDLHPLWHVPPRRSYQDFLILLGGRKDNQQTTRDVLLYDGQTGQWQSLAKLPARLYKASAVTLHRSIYVLGGMAVGAGKSVPSHNVYIFSLKLNQWRLGQPMLVARYSHRSTAHKNFIFSIGGIGEGHEVMGSMERYDSICNVWESMASMPVGVLHPAVAVKDQRLYLFGGEDIMQNPVRLIQVYHISRNTWFKMETRMIKNVCAPAVVLGERIVIVGGYTRRILAYDPQSNKFAKCADMKDRRMHHGATVMGNKLYVTGGRRLTTDCNIEDSASFDCYDPETDTWSSQGQLPHRLFDHACLTLQCIPHTPTFPWGP, from the exons ATGGTTTCACTTGGAGCCAGAGGTGGAAACTCTCAGGAGGGACCGACCAGAGCAGCCATCGGTGGATGTCACGGCAGCAAAACAAG GATGGACGAGGAGTCGCCAGATGCACTGCTCTTCAAAGACCATGACTTCTCCTCTGACTTGTTGAGGCAGCTCAACAGCTTAAGGCAAAACAGGATCCTAACCGACGTGAGCATCTGCACCGGGGCCTGGGAGGTACCCTGTCACCGCAATGTGCTGGCCTCCAGCAGCCCCTACTTCAGGGCCATGTTCTGCAGCAACTTCCGGGAGAGCAGGGAGGCCAAAGTCCAGCTGAAAGGCATCGACTCCCCGACTCTGGAGCGGATCATCCTGTATGTGTATACAGGCGAGGTGCACATCACCGCCAACACGGTCCTGCCCTTGATGGAGGCCGCCTCCCTGCTGCAGTACCCCAAGCTGTTCGAGGCCTGCTCCTCTTACCTCCAGAGCCAGCTGACCCCCAGCAACTGCCTGGGCTTGATCAGACTGTCTGAAATCTTAAGCTGTGAGAGCCTCAGGAAGAGAGCCAGGGAGGTGGCCCTGGTGTATTTCCCAGAAGTGGCGGCATCGGCTGACCTGAAGGAGCTCTGTGCCTTGGAATTGCGAGATTACCTGGGAGACGATGGGCTctgtggggaggaggagaaggtgttCGAAGCCCTCATGGTTTGGGTCAAGCATGACCTCCGGACCCGGAAACGATACATGCAGGAACTGTTCAGGCAGGTCAGGCTTCAGTACGTCCACCCAGCCTTCTTCCATCACTTCATCGCCAATGACACCCTCCTCCAGTCCTCGCCCCCCTGCCAGACCATCCTGGAGACAGCCAAGAAGCAGATGTTTTCTTTGTACAGCACCACCTGTGCCCCCGACCTCCACCCTCTGTGGCACGTCCCCCCAAGAAGATCTTACCAAGATTTCCTCATCCTCTTGGGTGGAAGGAAGGACAACCAGCAGACCACTAGGGATGTTCTGCTCTACGATGGACAGACCGGCCAGTGGCAGAGCCTGGCCAAACTCCCGGCCCGGCTGTACAAGGCCTCGGCCGTCACCTTGCACCGCAGCATCTACGTGCTGGGAGgcatggctgtgggtgcagggAAGAGCGTGCCCAGTCACAACGTCTACATCTTCTCCCTGAAACTCAATCAGTGGAGGCTGGGGCAGCCCATGCTGGTGGCCCGCTACTCCCACCGAAGCACTGCCCACAAGAACTTCATCTTCTCCATTGGGGGCATTGGAGAAGGGCACGAGGTCATGGGCTCCATGGAGAGATATGACAGCATCTGCAATGTCTGGGAGAGCATGGCCAGCATGCCAGTGGGGGTCCTCCACCCTGCGGTCGCAGTGAAAGACCAAAGACTCTACCTTTTTGGGGGAGAGGACATCATGCAGAACCCTGTGCGCCTTATCCAG GTTTATCACATTTCCAGAAACACGTGGTTCAAAATGGAGACAAGAATGATCAAGAATGTATGTGCCCCTGCCGTGGTGCTTGGGGAGCGGATTGTCATTGTGGGAG GTTACACGAGGAGGATCCTTGCTTATGACCCTCAGTCCAACAAGTTTGCCAAATGTGCAGACATGAAAGACCGGAGGATGCACCACGGGGCCACAGTGATGGGGAACAAGCTGTACgtgacgggcgggcggcggctgACCACGGACTGTAACATCGAGGACTCGGCCTCTTTTGACTGCTACGACCCCGAGACGGACACCTGGTCTTCCCAGGGGCAGCTGCCTCACAGGCTCTTTGACCACGCCTGCCTCACTCTTCAATGCATCCCCCACACTCCCACCTTTCCCTGGGGTCCGTGA